In one Chitinophaga sancti genomic region, the following are encoded:
- a CDS encoding glycosyltransferase family 2 protein — MELIRNFYEGFVFIYGCTMLFMYALLAMLSLRGIRKFQRKNSYVDYTKMLQSPLAPGISIIAPAFNEAVTIIQNVRSLLTLNYPTFEVIIVNDGSTDDTLQKLIDEFELVEIDFAYNARINCKPVKRLFKSTNTAYDKLVVIDKINGKSKADASNAGINAAAYNYFLCTDVDCIIEKDTLMRMIKPFMDEEHHKIKEIGEPCPECGYVHVKEDSIRVIATGATLRIANSCEIDEGVITRVRPPEKWLPRFQEMEYLRAYVLGKMGWSVINCVPNVSGGLGLFDKEIAIKAGGYDSKSFAEDMDIVTRMCTYMMDNKLKYAIRYIPTTQCWTEGPPNMKVFSRQRTRWGRGLAEIITIHRKIIFNPRYKQLGMVVLPYNLFFEFLAPIIEFTGIIYYIYLIITNQINWQFALILLAFVYFYSVMITTLAILWDHMTYQYYRTWREVLGLALMAFIEPFVYHPLIVFFALRGYFNFITGKKHSWGNMQRQGFGKKKPANT; from the coding sequence GTGGAACTGATAAGAAATTTTTACGAAGGCTTTGTGTTCATTTATGGTTGCACCATGCTGTTCATGTATGCGTTGCTGGCTATGCTCTCCCTGAGAGGTATCCGGAAGTTCCAGCGTAAGAACAGCTATGTAGATTATACCAAGATGCTGCAGTCCCCGCTGGCACCGGGCATTTCTATCATTGCCCCTGCCTTCAATGAGGCCGTGACCATTATCCAGAACGTACGTTCCCTGCTCACGCTGAACTACCCCACCTTTGAGGTGATCATCGTGAACGATGGCAGTACTGATGATACTTTGCAGAAACTGATTGATGAGTTTGAGCTGGTGGAGATTGACTTTGCCTACAACGCGCGGATTAACTGCAAACCGGTTAAGCGCCTGTTCAAATCTACGAATACTGCTTACGATAAACTGGTTGTGATCGACAAGATCAATGGTAAGAGTAAGGCGGATGCTTCCAATGCGGGTATCAATGCTGCGGCTTACAACTACTTTCTGTGTACGGACGTGGACTGTATCATTGAGAAAGATACCCTCATGCGCATGATCAAACCGTTCATGGATGAAGAGCATCATAAGATCAAAGAGATCGGGGAACCTTGTCCTGAATGTGGTTATGTACATGTGAAAGAAGATAGTATCCGTGTCATTGCAACCGGTGCTACGCTTCGTATTGCCAACAGTTGTGAGATTGACGAAGGGGTGATCACCCGTGTTCGTCCGCCGGAAAAGTGGCTGCCACGCTTCCAGGAAATGGAGTACCTGCGTGCATATGTACTGGGAAAGATGGGTTGGAGTGTAATCAACTGTGTGCCGAACGTATCTGGTGGTCTGGGTTTGTTCGACAAGGAAATTGCCATCAAGGCAGGTGGTTACGACAGTAAATCATTTGCGGAAGATATGGACATCGTGACACGTATGTGTACTTACATGATGGACAATAAACTGAAGTATGCCATCCGGTACATTCCTACTACGCAGTGCTGGACAGAAGGTCCGCCTAATATGAAAGTATTCAGCCGGCAGCGTACCCGCTGGGGACGTGGCCTGGCAGAGATTATTACGATACACAGAAAGATCATTTTCAATCCCCGTTACAAGCAACTGGGAATGGTGGTATTACCTTATAACCTGTTCTTCGAATTCCTGGCCCCCATCATCGAATTTACAGGGATCATTTATTATATCTACCTTATTATCACCAACCAGATCAACTGGCAATTTGCACTGATCCTGCTGGCTTTCGTGTACTTCTATTCGGTGATGATCACGACGCTGGCAATATTGTGGGATCACATGACCTATCAATACTATCGTACCTGGAGAGAGGTACTGGGGCTGGCACTCATGGCTTTTATAGAACCTTTCGTATACCATCCGCTCATCGTATTCTTTGCCCTGCGAGGTTATTTCAATTTCATAACGGGTAAGAAACACAGCTGGGGGAATATGCAGCGCCAGGGATTTGGTAAGAAAAAACCTGCAAACACCTAA
- a CDS encoding HEAT repeat domain-containing protein: MEFSLYEFRYAPLSIQIAGIFIVVAIVCTLLAYFSILVGRYRAYRQSERLKKLHPIIDEQLMEHILLNEELASDVPADQVQLPLESFQQPVFEKKWARQALIDRLIHYRNNVRGSMGEQLRNLYVQLDLDKDSLKKMKSRKWEKKVQALAELSNMNMSIADVTILPLTNSNNRELRAAARHAYIKLSKNEPFKFFDVVTEPLLLWDQVELFKIISTTEHIAIPNFAQWITYSSNKSIVSFCLKLVVRYNQLSAVPAVVKLLDTKDHFVRADAINCLGKMKIEDVEEKLVYMYNSQPLNCQLEILKALGRISSGKFVDFLRQEFLHSTDFEVRKHAAKSLINNKWAAKGLIQELIDTATAENKLILKHSMNPLIKF; this comes from the coding sequence ATGGAATTTAGCTTATATGAATTCAGGTATGCTCCACTGAGTATACAGATTGCTGGTATTTTTATTGTTGTTGCCATCGTGTGTACGCTTCTGGCGTACTTTTCTATATTGGTAGGCAGGTATAGAGCATACCGCCAGTCAGAAAGGTTAAAGAAACTGCATCCGATCATCGACGAGCAACTTATGGAACATATCCTCCTCAATGAGGAGCTTGCCAGTGATGTACCTGCTGACCAGGTTCAACTTCCGCTGGAAAGTTTTCAACAACCTGTATTTGAGAAGAAATGGGCCCGTCAGGCACTCATCGACCGTCTTATCCACTATAGGAATAATGTAAGGGGATCCATGGGGGAACAATTGCGTAACCTGTATGTGCAGCTGGACCTGGACAAAGATTCCCTGAAGAAAATGAAATCCCGTAAATGGGAAAAAAAGGTACAGGCCCTGGCCGAATTGAGCAATATGAATATGTCCATTGCGGACGTAACCATTCTGCCCCTGACGAACAGTAATAACCGTGAGCTGCGTGCTGCAGCCCGCCATGCATATATCAAACTGAGTAAGAACGAGCCGTTTAAATTTTTCGATGTGGTGACAGAGCCCCTGCTGCTCTGGGACCAGGTGGAATTATTCAAGATCATCTCTACTACTGAGCATATTGCCATTCCTAATTTTGCGCAATGGATCACCTACTCTTCCAATAAATCAATTGTATCCTTTTGCCTGAAACTGGTGGTACGCTACAACCAGTTAAGTGCAGTGCCCGCTGTTGTAAAACTGCTGGATACCAAAGATCACTTTGTGCGTGCAGATGCAATTAATTGTCTTGGCAAAATGAAGATCGAAGATGTGGAGGAAAAGCTGGTATATATGTACAACAGTCAGCCCCTGAACTGCCAGCTGGAAATATTGAAAGCGCTGGGCAGGATCAGCAGTGGAAAGTTTGTTGATTTCCTGCGCCAGGAATTCCTGCACTCCACCGATTTTGAAGTTCGTAAACATGCTGCCAAATCCCTCATTAACAACAAATGGGCGGCTAAGGGCCTGATTCAGGAACTGATTGATACTGCGACGGCAGAAAACAAGCTGATCCTGAAACATAGCATGAACCCGTTAATAAAATTCTAG
- a CDS encoding tetratricopeptide repeat protein, with amino-acid sequence MMSFFKHILSVTLICLSLQAEAQLFKKGPDVDDLYNEAVKETKARHYAKAIELSKAALAKRPEFTDQELLLGRLYMLTGQTNEARKHVKAVLAKDPMYRDAYLYAINIELGAKKYEEANCYVDEGLYHFPGDRDLMLKKLGIMDASENFFQGGIYANSLLEKYPGDTVVNRAYTGHYMLAGHYYQVRGNQLLAQQNYERALLVDPNNREAKEAITNMYIRSGSYTSAIEHINAELAANPGSYELMMRKLGLLQDTHDYAAALAYLQVILKRFPNDGKARNMETPLRMEAAAWYANTDPYLLYEGVLAKNPGNREALDKVIGLSMSRGAYREALTWINRGLKNNPNDQRLLALKMDVLESDRKFTEAAALAEKLRQNNPGNADLKSRFTALKIASGRDYLAQQQYDLALSEFSKALQADPKDTAALEMTANTYITQKDYVRALQVLDKALQNYPDNTRFLIKKSSVLADMGQYDEAAAIASQLLERSPGDERYQANLVDLRLTAGRILMQSEEYDMAAAQFRAVLAEQPNNLDAINYLINMETAVGQADSALQYADQGLKYYPDNKDLLLKKAGVLTSLHRYAESNNIAYQLMQRYPFTVKYRNAYTDGLLAEGTTYQRNNQPDSALTVFKQVLAVNRRDSMALLYSINLLNGKQQYDSALVYANEGIRYYPNNDAFIQKRAVTLESRKEYVLASAAADSVVVLKNTPANVDYADYLKSKTLKNQFGMYYLNTNYDYASTKYSIATLEYRHYIPRGSWAARLNYAGRTQGTGLMGEAEIYYNHTPKMYSYGLVNYSNGIVFPQFRVAYSLFKTFKHNIEGELGVRYLKADSVNSISGVASVAKTWKDFWVNFRAYFISDSPNFYTSFNLTSRYYMNHSQDYIMFVAGLGTSPDDRSRLVQFPKLAGLLTRSVGAGYLKTFKYRTSVGVYGTWINQKINDTDYQNQYDLYITLQRKF; translated from the coding sequence ATGATGTCTTTTTTTAAACATATATTATCAGTTACCCTGATATGCCTGTCCTTACAGGCAGAAGCACAGTTATTCAAGAAAGGCCCCGATGTGGATGACCTCTATAACGAGGCGGTGAAAGAAACCAAGGCGCGGCATTATGCAAAAGCTATTGAACTTTCAAAAGCAGCGCTGGCCAAACGGCCTGAATTTACAGACCAGGAATTATTGCTGGGCAGGCTTTACATGCTCACCGGTCAGACTAATGAAGCACGTAAGCATGTAAAAGCGGTGCTGGCCAAGGATCCGATGTACAGGGATGCCTACCTGTATGCCATTAATATAGAACTGGGAGCAAAGAAGTACGAGGAAGCCAATTGTTATGTAGATGAAGGATTATACCACTTTCCGGGTGACAGAGACCTGATGTTGAAAAAGTTGGGGATCATGGACGCCAGTGAAAACTTTTTCCAGGGGGGCATCTATGCAAATTCATTGTTAGAGAAATACCCGGGCGATACGGTTGTGAACCGTGCATATACCGGTCACTATATGCTGGCAGGCCATTACTACCAGGTAAGAGGCAACCAGCTGCTGGCACAGCAGAACTATGAAAGAGCATTGCTGGTAGACCCTAATAACCGGGAAGCAAAAGAAGCTATAACGAATATGTATATCCGCAGTGGTAGCTATACCAGTGCAATAGAACACATCAACGCGGAGCTGGCTGCAAATCCGGGGTCTTATGAGCTGATGATGCGGAAACTGGGATTACTGCAGGACACGCATGATTATGCCGCTGCATTGGCTTACCTGCAGGTGATACTGAAAAGGTTCCCGAACGATGGCAAAGCGCGTAATATGGAAACACCTCTGCGCATGGAAGCGGCTGCCTGGTATGCGAATACAGATCCTTACTTATTATATGAAGGGGTGCTGGCTAAGAATCCCGGCAACCGTGAGGCCCTCGACAAAGTAATTGGCCTGAGTATGTCTCGCGGTGCTTATCGCGAAGCACTGACATGGATTAACCGTGGCCTGAAGAATAACCCGAATGATCAGCGCCTGCTGGCCCTGAAAATGGATGTACTGGAAAGCGATAGGAAATTTACGGAAGCCGCGGCACTGGCAGAGAAACTGCGCCAGAACAACCCCGGCAACGCAGATCTGAAGAGCAGGTTTACGGCCCTGAAAATAGCCAGTGGACGGGATTACCTGGCACAGCAGCAATATGACCTGGCATTGTCAGAATTTTCCAAAGCACTCCAGGCTGATCCAAAGGATACCGCGGCACTGGAGATGACAGCCAATACCTACATTACGCAGAAAGATTATGTACGTGCATTGCAGGTATTGGATAAGGCGCTTCAAAACTATCCTGACAATACCCGTTTCCTGATTAAGAAAAGCAGTGTACTGGCGGATATGGGGCAGTATGATGAGGCGGCAGCGATTGCTTCACAACTGCTGGAACGTAGTCCGGGTGATGAGCGTTACCAGGCAAACCTCGTGGACCTGCGCCTGACAGCAGGCAGGATCCTGATGCAATCAGAAGAGTATGATATGGCTGCGGCTCAGTTCAGGGCTGTACTGGCGGAACAACCGAATAACCTGGATGCAATCAACTACCTGATCAATATGGAAACGGCAGTGGGGCAAGCGGATAGTGCCTTGCAATATGCAGATCAGGGCTTGAAGTATTATCCTGATAATAAGGACCTGTTACTGAAGAAAGCAGGTGTATTGACTTCGCTGCATAGATATGCCGAATCAAATAATATTGCTTACCAGCTGATGCAGCGTTATCCGTTTACTGTGAAGTACCGGAACGCCTATACGGATGGTTTGCTGGCAGAAGGTACTACCTATCAGCGGAACAATCAGCCGGATAGTGCCCTGACTGTCTTTAAACAGGTACTGGCTGTGAACCGCCGTGATTCTATGGCTTTATTGTATAGCATTAACCTGCTGAATGGCAAACAGCAATACGATAGCGCACTGGTGTATGCGAATGAAGGGATCCGTTACTATCCCAATAATGATGCTTTTATTCAGAAACGTGCGGTGACGCTGGAGAGCAGGAAGGAATATGTGTTGGCATCCGCAGCGGCAGATTCTGTGGTGGTATTGAAGAACACGCCTGCGAATGTGGACTATGCAGATTACCTGAAGAGCAAGACGCTGAAAAATCAGTTTGGCATGTACTACCTGAATACTAATTATGATTATGCTTCCACAAAATACAGTATTGCCACACTTGAATACCGGCATTATATTCCAAGAGGTTCCTGGGCTGCCCGCCTGAACTATGCAGGCCGTACACAAGGCACCGGTCTGATGGGTGAAGCTGAAATTTATTATAACCATACACCTAAGATGTATTCTTATGGTTTGGTGAACTACTCTAATGGGATTGTGTTTCCACAGTTCAGAGTGGCTTATTCCCTGTTCAAAACCTTTAAGCATAATATTGAAGGGGAACTGGGTGTGCGTTACCTGAAGGCGGACAGTGTGAACAGTATTTCGGGCGTAGCTTCTGTGGCAAAAACATGGAAGGATTTCTGGGTGAATTTCAGGGCGTATTTTATCAGCGATTCGCCTAACTTCTATACTTCCTTTAACCTGACAAGCCGGTATTACATGAACCATAGCCAGGATTATATCATGTTTGTAGCGGGATTGGGTACTTCACCGGATGATAGAAGCAGGCTGGTGCAGTTCCCAAAACTGGCGGGGTTATTGACAAGAAGTGTAGGAGCCGGTTATTTGAAAACGTTTAAGTACAGGACTTCAGTCGGGGTATATGGAACCTGGATCAATCAGAAGATCAATGATACAGACTACCAGAACCAGTATGATCTTTACATAACCTTACAACGTAAGTTTTAA
- a CDS encoding DUF4838 domain-containing protein, whose product MFRMMQSLLFILTMLSCQSTVSRIDLKKHVIVLPAEATKNELHAGSVLQDYVQRIAGVTLPVIKENGYQKNQAAIFVGNTEHSAALGKLKGEGFLIAADTRDVYIKGGSGKGVVYGVYTLIEKYFGARKYAEGPAWVPGTKELSVPQHLMDRQEPLLVYRETYYPAAFDNEYLEWHKLHRFEDLWGVWGHSFFKIVPPKTYFSAHPEYYALVDGKRQATQLCLSNEGVFNVTVDYLRKAIADNPDALYWSVAAEDGGGFCTCDLCSKVNKEEGSASGSLIRFINRVAAKFPDQHFTTLAYTYTAKAPQQTKPASNVYIMLSSIDAYRQEPLSTIPSAAEFRKNLESWGALTDHLFVWDYTTQFTNYLAPFPDYNNLQPNLQYITAHKVQGVFSQGSGDTYGDMGPYNAYLQAKLLWDPAADVAVLTKDFFKGYYGNAGTAMLEYVNALGENKAQLDIYGNPVASAKNYLSPAAIDKYSTILDKAEAAASGEYVKRVYNARLGLEYCVLQQSRFYGTDKYGFLQPSGDGFVVNPRWPERVKKFVAQCKEAGVKELSEGGASPDAYQQEWDTIFSKKWVNSLAYNAKVSLVNPPSDEYPAKREITLTDGLLGTKDFSINWLFIYGKDLVATIDLGAEKTVNKVQVNFLHDPRHYIFTPAMITVETSADGVNFTTAGTQQTPSIADEDYTTRINTFQFSLPAVRARYVRVRGQCQAAVPGWRGAPPTKRPSVCADEVYVF is encoded by the coding sequence ATGTTCAGAATGATGCAGTCATTGTTATTCATATTAACCATGTTGTCATGTCAGTCTACGGTATCCCGGATAGATCTGAAGAAGCATGTGATTGTATTACCGGCAGAGGCAACGAAGAATGAATTGCATGCAGGATCGGTATTGCAGGACTATGTGCAAAGGATAGCCGGCGTAACATTGCCTGTGATTAAAGAGAACGGGTATCAGAAAAACCAGGCGGCGATCTTTGTAGGGAATACGGAGCATAGTGCTGCTTTGGGTAAGTTAAAAGGAGAAGGATTCCTGATCGCTGCTGATACGCGGGATGTGTATATCAAAGGAGGTAGTGGAAAGGGTGTGGTGTATGGCGTGTATACATTGATTGAGAAATACTTTGGTGCGCGTAAATATGCGGAGGGGCCGGCATGGGTGCCTGGTACCAAAGAGCTGAGTGTGCCGCAGCACTTGATGGACAGGCAGGAGCCGCTACTGGTGTACCGTGAAACGTATTACCCCGCAGCGTTTGACAATGAATACCTGGAATGGCATAAGTTACACCGGTTTGAGGATCTGTGGGGAGTATGGGGGCATTCGTTCTTTAAGATCGTGCCACCAAAAACTTATTTCTCCGCACATCCGGAATACTATGCGCTGGTGGATGGAAAGCGGCAGGCGACGCAGTTGTGCCTGAGCAATGAGGGTGTATTTAATGTAACGGTTGATTACCTGCGTAAGGCGATTGCGGATAATCCTGATGCTTTGTACTGGTCTGTTGCGGCAGAAGATGGGGGCGGATTTTGCACCTGTGATCTGTGTAGCAAAGTAAATAAGGAAGAAGGAAGTGCTTCGGGGAGTTTGATCCGTTTTATAAACCGGGTGGCTGCGAAGTTTCCTGATCAGCATTTTACCACATTAGCTTATACCTATACAGCAAAGGCACCGCAGCAAACAAAGCCGGCATCGAATGTCTATATTATGCTAAGCAGTATTGATGCTTACAGGCAGGAACCTTTGAGTACAATTCCATCAGCAGCAGAGTTCAGGAAGAACCTGGAGAGCTGGGGCGCATTGACAGATCATCTCTTTGTGTGGGATTATACTACACAGTTTACAAATTACCTGGCACCATTTCCTGATTATAACAATTTGCAGCCGAATTTACAATATATAACAGCGCATAAGGTGCAGGGGGTATTCTCACAGGGAAGTGGGGATACGTATGGTGATATGGGGCCTTATAATGCGTATCTGCAGGCTAAATTATTGTGGGATCCTGCAGCTGATGTAGCGGTGCTGACGAAGGACTTTTTTAAGGGGTATTACGGGAATGCGGGTACGGCGATGCTGGAGTATGTAAATGCGTTGGGGGAGAATAAGGCGCAATTGGATATTTATGGCAATCCGGTGGCGAGTGCAAAGAATTATTTATCACCTGCAGCTATTGATAAGTATTCTACCATTTTGGATAAAGCGGAGGCAGCGGCTTCCGGCGAGTATGTAAAAAGAGTGTATAATGCGAGGTTAGGGCTGGAATATTGTGTATTACAGCAGTCAAGATTCTATGGAACAGATAAGTATGGATTTTTACAGCCATCGGGAGATGGGTTTGTGGTGAATCCACGCTGGCCGGAACGGGTGAAGAAATTTGTGGCACAATGTAAGGAGGCCGGTGTAAAGGAATTGTCAGAGGGTGGTGCATCCCCGGATGCGTATCAGCAGGAATGGGATACTATATTCTCGAAGAAGTGGGTGAATAGCCTGGCCTATAATGCGAAAGTGAGCCTGGTGAATCCACCGTCAGATGAATACCCCGCGAAGAGGGAAATAACCCTGACAGATGGATTGCTGGGAACGAAGGATTTTAGCATTAACTGGTTGTTTATTTATGGAAAGGACCTGGTGGCGACGATTGATTTGGGTGCTGAAAAAACGGTCAATAAGGTGCAGGTAAATTTTTTGCATGATCCAAGGCATTATATTTTTACTCCTGCTATGATTACGGTGGAGACATCAGCGGACGGGGTGAATTTTACAACTGCGGGTACGCAGCAAACGCCTTCCATTGCGGATGAGGATTATACAACGAGGATCAATACATTTCAGTTTTCGTTGCCAGCAGTGCGGGCGAGGTATGTGAGGGTGAGGGGGCAGTGTCAGGCTGCAGTGCCGGGGTGGCGGGGAGCACCACCAACGAAGCGGCCGTCGGTATGTGCTGATGAAGTATATGTATTTTAA
- a CDS encoding glycosyltransferase family 2 protein, whose protein sequence is MDNIWEILGRIYENGVFIYGTVLLVTYALLAVFSMISVRAYTKRDNADQLNTLLSSPLAPGITVLAPAFNEGLTIIFNVRSLLTLNYPRYEIIIVNDGSTDNSLEQMIEEFELVPVDFAYNAKIQTKPVRRIFKSSNPAYAKLMVIDKVNGKSKADAVNAGINAAAYPHFVCTDVDCILDKDTLLELIKPVMQEEKKRVIATGATLRIANSCEFDQGVMTRMRPPRQLLPRFQEVEYIRAFVLGKMGWTLLNCVPNVSGGLGLFDKEIAIRSGGYDHSSFGEDMELMTRMCRYSHDNKIDYAIRYIPKTLCWTEAPVTVKIFNRQRTRWARGLAQLMYAHFGMFFNPRYGKMGMIIFPYNFFFELLAPIIEFTGIIYYIVMTIFGLINWPTALILLLFVYTYSVMITTIAILWDQLSFKYYRTWKEVAFLCTTPFMEFFLYHPLIVIFALRGYWYFLTGKKSTWGNMQRRGFQQTPKPAATAAAAK, encoded by the coding sequence ATGGATAATATCTGGGAAATCTTAGGGCGAATATATGAGAATGGTGTTTTCATTTATGGAACAGTACTGCTGGTGACATACGCCTTGCTGGCTGTCTTCTCTATGATATCCGTACGCGCTTATACCAAAAGGGATAACGCAGACCAGCTTAATACATTGCTTAGTTCTCCCTTAGCCCCCGGCATTACGGTGCTGGCACCTGCCTTTAATGAAGGTCTTACAATTATATTTAATGTACGCTCCCTGCTCACGCTGAACTACCCAAGATATGAGATTATCATTGTCAATGATGGTAGTACGGACAACAGCCTGGAACAAATGATCGAGGAGTTTGAGCTGGTACCTGTAGACTTTGCCTATAATGCAAAGATCCAGACCAAGCCGGTGCGAAGGATCTTTAAATCGTCCAATCCGGCCTATGCCAAACTGATGGTGATAGATAAGGTGAATGGTAAAAGTAAGGCAGATGCCGTGAATGCCGGTATCAATGCTGCTGCTTATCCTCACTTTGTATGTACGGATGTGGACTGTATCCTTGATAAGGACACCCTGCTGGAACTGATCAAACCAGTCATGCAGGAAGAGAAAAAACGTGTAATCGCCACCGGTGCTACCCTGCGTATTGCAAATTCCTGCGAGTTCGACCAGGGTGTCATGACCCGTATGCGCCCGCCACGTCAGCTCCTGCCCCGCTTCCAGGAAGTGGAATATATCCGTGCTTTCGTGTTGGGTAAAATGGGTTGGACCCTGCTCAACTGTGTGCCGAATGTATCAGGTGGCCTCGGACTGTTTGACAAAGAAATTGCCATCCGCAGTGGTGGTTATGACCATAGCTCCTTCGGGGAAGATATGGAACTGATGACCCGTATGTGCCGCTATTCGCACGACAATAAGATTGACTACGCCATCCGCTATATACCCAAAACGCTCTGCTGGACGGAAGCACCTGTAACCGTTAAGATCTTCAACCGCCAGCGTACCCGCTGGGCCAGGGGGCTTGCGCAGCTGATGTATGCTCACTTTGGTATGTTTTTTAATCCAAGGTATGGCAAAATGGGGATGATCATTTTCCCATACAATTTCTTCTTTGAACTGCTGGCACCTATTATTGAGTTTACCGGTATCATCTACTATATTGTAATGACCATCTTCGGACTCATCAACTGGCCAACAGCCCTGATACTGTTATTGTTCGTATATACTTATTCGGTAATGATCACGACGATCGCGATCCTCTGGGATCAGTTGTCATTTAAATACTATCGCACCTGGAAGGAAGTAGCCTTCCTTTGTACGACTCCATTCATGGAATTCTTCCTTTACCATCCGCTTATTGTGATCTTTGCCCTGCGTGGATACTGGTATTTCCTGACGGGGAAGAAAAGCACCTGGGGTAATATGCAGCGACGCGGATTTCAGCAAACACCTAAACCAGCTGCTACAGCAGCTGCAGCTAAATAA
- a CDS encoding type 1 glutamine amidotransferase domain-containing protein — protein sequence MKILLVTTTHHQPGNTGLWLDTLAAPYYAFIEAGADVQVASPKGGRVTLDPTAEQHHQLLADQDAIYWLENSLKLSEVSAENFDSIFIAGGRGAMWDLVDNKELNALLQDFNKIRKPIAAVAHGVAGLCCSKDKSGISLLSGRNVTAISNEEEKGEVPFPLETRLKEIGAIFYKGEKVVSDENIITGRNAAAAVETAEAVIEQLESNYYVHFKI from the coding sequence ATGAAGATATTGTTAGTAACCACCACCCACCATCAGCCAGGTAACACAGGCCTATGGCTTGATACACTGGCAGCCCCTTACTATGCATTTATCGAAGCCGGTGCAGACGTTCAGGTCGCTTCGCCGAAAGGTGGCAGGGTTACCTTAGATCCAACCGCAGAGCAACATCACCAGTTACTGGCCGATCAGGACGCTATCTATTGGCTGGAAAATTCACTGAAGCTTTCTGAAGTGAGTGCCGAGAATTTTGATTCCATCTTTATAGCTGGTGGGAGGGGAGCCATGTGGGACCTTGTAGATAATAAAGAACTCAATGCCTTGCTGCAGGACTTCAACAAAATCCGCAAACCCATTGCCGCTGTCGCACATGGTGTGGCAGGATTGTGTTGTTCCAAAGATAAGAGCGGCATAAGCCTGCTCTCAGGAAGGAACGTAACTGCTATCTCCAACGAGGAAGAAAAAGGAGAAGTACCTTTTCCCCTGGAAACAAGGTTAAAAGAAATAGGTGCCATATTTTATAAAGGAGAAAAGGTCGTCAGTGACGAAAATATTATTACCGGCCGGAATGCAGCGGCAGCCGTTGAAACAGCAGAAGCCGTGATAGAACAGTTAGAAAGTAATTATTACGTTCACTTCAAGATATAA